The genomic region TTCTAATTACAGAGATCAAGCTTCCACAGCCTATCTTCTGGCGTAGAAAACGTCCGGCTTTACAGTCGGAACTTGGCGATCAGGGAGCACCGGGCGTATAAGTAAGGGACAAAGGTCCTTTCGTCATCTTCTATGGAAGGTGAGGAGAGGGTCTTTTTTGTTATGTCGAATACCTTGTGTAACAGCTAAATGACTACCTAACAAAATCAGAATAACCTAACCTTGTTTTGTTGATTTTTGTTTTTTATGCTACACTGAATGGAAAATCAGGAAAAACGGGTGAGTAGGATGGCCAAAAGAGTAACGATGCAGCAAATTGCGGATGCTGCGGGGGTGTCCAAATTCGCAGTCTCGCGTGCGTTGACGGGCAAGCCTGGTGTAAGTGAACATACACGCGAGATGATTGTCAGAACGGCGGGGCAGCTCGGGTATTTCAGAACCGAACCGAAGCGTTATCCGGGTGAGACACCGATGTCAGCAGAGATGAAACCAGAAGCAGAGCGGCAAGGCACTGTATTGATTTTGTTTCCTAACATTCGTTCTCAGAATCGATCTTCCTTGTACTGGGGGCCTGTGTTCGATGGCATTTCGGATAGGCTGAATGAGAAGGGATTGGATATTTTAACGTTAACAGAACCCTCTTCAGATCGGATGTTCTCGGTTCTTAATCCAGAAGCGATCAGCGGAGTCATTACCGTGGGCACGATCTCGATATCGGTATTGCTGGAGATATACAGGCTGCGTATTCCGCTTGTGATGGTGGACCATGAAGACCCCGCCATATACGCAGACTCGGTTTTTACGGACAATATGAAATGTATGAAAGAATTGGTTCTCATGCTCGTAGGAAAAGGGTACAGAAGGTTCCAGTTTGCCGGGCAACTGCCTGATGCAGCAAGCTTTCGAGAACGCTGGCTTGCATATCGTACGGTGCTGGAAGAGAAGCAGTTGGAGGGGGATCAGCAAGAAGACTTACTGGGACCAGAGTATGAGCAGATCCGGAGATCTATTGCTGAAATGAAGCTTGAGGATATCCCTGAAGTGATTGTATGTGCGAATGATCATACGGCTGTTATTGTCCTTCAGGCACTTCGAAGCCGAGGTATTCAGGTACCTGAACGCTGTGCCGTAACCGGGTTTGACAATACGCAGACAGATGAGCCTATTCTCGCTTCGGTGCATATTAACAAAGAGAACCTGGGCACGAGAGCGGTAGATCAGCTGTTGTGGCGAATCGAACATCTGGATGAACCTTATGAACGCAAGCTGATCTATTCGGAATTGATTATTCGAGATGAATATAACGCCAGTATACAGTAATGAGGTATGCACTCATGGGATCATTTTAACGACGACATACAGGTAAATAAACTCAGATGAGAGACATGGAGAGGTTGGAGCTTCATGTCTTTTTGATATGTAGAAACCATTTAACAAATTAAATCACAAAACAGATTGACGACGAGAAGCATATCGTGTTAATTTTGTTTTGTAAGTTATTTATTTTTATGCTAACAAAACCTAACAGAATATTGGTTAACAACTCTAACAACAATGGAGGCTGTCATGAGCACAATACAATCACATGTTTTTCAGAATTGGACGTTCAAGGCTTGCGAAGATCAAGAGTGGATGCCGGCTCAGGTGCCAGGCTGTGTGCATACAGATTTGCTGAAGCTGGGCAAGATTCCAGATCCTTTTTATGAAACGAACGAGAAGGAAGTACAATGGATTGATAAGATAGATTGGGAATATCAGACGGAATTTGATGTGGCTGAAGGGTTGTTCTCGCAGGAACATCTGGAACTGGTGTTTGATGGTCTGGATACATATGCGGATGTGTATGTGAATGATGTGCATGTGTTATCAGCAGATAATATGTTTCGGGTATGGAAGGCAGATGTGAAGACCGTATTGAAGGGGAACGGCAACATTCTCCGAATACGTTTTCGGTCTCCGATTCAGGAAGATCTGCCGAAGCTGGAGAAGCTCGGCTATGCATTGCCAGCATCCAATGATCAGTCCGATGTCGGCGGACTTGGCGATAAGAGAGTAAGTATTTTTGCCCGTAAAGCTCCATATCACTATGGCTGGGACTGGGGTCCGCGCTTTGTAACCAGTGGGATCTGGCGTGAAGCACGTCTTGAAGGTTGGACACAGGTACGAATCAATGATGTGTATATCCAGCAAAATGAAGTGAGCGCTACCTCAGCTTCATTAACGGCTGTTGTGGAAGTCGAGACATCACAAGCGGTAGATACGGTCATTCGTATCGGCGCAGATGGTCAGAGATGGGAAAGGTCCGTATCACTACAGCCCGGAATTCAGACGGTGGAAATTCCAATCTCCATTAATGAACCGAAATTATGGTGGAGCCGTGGACTCGGTGATCCGCATCTGTACACCTTCCTTGCAGAAGTGCTTCAAGGTGAGCGAGCTGTGGCTGAATCTACAGTGAAGACAGGACTTCGTTCTATTCGCTTGGTACGTGAGAAAGATGCAGCGGGAGCATCCTTTTACTTTGAACTAAACGGTGTTGCGGTCTTTGCCAAAGGGGCCAACCATATTCCGAATGATAGCTTCATCACCGAAATTACTCGTGAACGTTATCGACATGAGATTGTATCTGCTGCCGAGTCCAATATGAACATGCTTCGTGTGTGGGGTGGCGGGATCTATGAGCAAGATGACTTCTATGAACTGTGTGATGAATACGGCATCCTGGTATGGCAAGACTTCATGTTTGCATGTAGCATGTACCCGGGAGACGAAGCATTCCTGAACAGTGTGAGACATGAAGCCATTGATAACGTGAAACGTCTGCGCAATCATCCAAGTATTGCACTTTGGTGTGGAAATAACGAGATTGATTCGGCTTGGGCTCACTATGTTGAGAATGGTGGCTGGGGCTGGAAGAAGGAATTTACTGTCGAGCAGCGTGAAAGCATCTGGGCCGATTATGAAGCCATCTTCCATGATCTGCTGCCAGAAGTGGTTGAAGCGTATGCTCCAGGTGTAGATTACTGGCCTTCTTCACCGCTTGTATCACTGTCAGGGGATGAGAAGCAGCATGCTCACCCGTCCACGGCCGAAGGCGATATTCACTACTGGGGTGTGTGGCACAATGTAGAACCGTTTGAAAACTATAACGTGCATGTAGGTCGTTTCATGAGTGAATACGGATTCCAGTCTTTCCCGGAGTACAAGTCAGTTCGGACTTATGCAGAAGAAGAGGATCTGGCTCTGGAATCGGAAGTCATGCTTGCGCATCAGAAGAACGGGGCAGGTAATCGTCTGATCAAACAGTACATGGATATGTACATGCATGAATCGAAAGATTTCCCATCGTTCCTGTATATGAGCCAGGTACTTCAGGCGGAAGCGATGAAGACAGCGATTGAAGCGCACCGTCGCCGCAAACCATTCTGTATGGGCACGCTTTACTGGCAAATGAATGACTGTTGGCCGGTGGCTTCATGGGCCGGTATGGACTACCTTGGTCGCTGGAAAGCATTGCAGTATTATGCGAAACGTAGCTTCAGTGATGTATTGGTATCCGTAGACGGAACCAAGGAAGATACAACGGATATTTATGTCATCTCGGATCAGCTTGAGCCAGTGAAGGGTCAATTGCAGGTACGACTGATTGGATTCGATGGCACGGTGTACCGTGCAGAAGAGCATGAAGTAACAGTGGCTTCCAACTCGGGTCAACAGGTATTGTCCCT from Paenibacillus sp. FSL R5-0341 harbors:
- a CDS encoding LacI family DNA-binding transcriptional regulator, producing MAKRVTMQQIADAAGVSKFAVSRALTGKPGVSEHTREMIVRTAGQLGYFRTEPKRYPGETPMSAEMKPEAERQGTVLILFPNIRSQNRSSLYWGPVFDGISDRLNEKGLDILTLTEPSSDRMFSVLNPEAISGVITVGTISISVLLEIYRLRIPLVMVDHEDPAIYADSVFTDNMKCMKELVLMLVGKGYRRFQFAGQLPDAASFRERWLAYRTVLEEKQLEGDQQEDLLGPEYEQIRRSIAEMKLEDIPEVIVCANDHTAVIVLQALRSRGIQVPERCAVTGFDNTQTDEPILASVHINKENLGTRAVDQLLWRIEHLDEPYERKLIYSELIIRDEYNASIQ
- a CDS encoding glycoside hydrolase family 2 protein, with the translated sequence MSTIQSHVFQNWTFKACEDQEWMPAQVPGCVHTDLLKLGKIPDPFYETNEKEVQWIDKIDWEYQTEFDVAEGLFSQEHLELVFDGLDTYADVYVNDVHVLSADNMFRVWKADVKTVLKGNGNILRIRFRSPIQEDLPKLEKLGYALPASNDQSDVGGLGDKRVSIFARKAPYHYGWDWGPRFVTSGIWREARLEGWTQVRINDVYIQQNEVSATSASLTAVVEVETSQAVDTVIRIGADGQRWERSVSLQPGIQTVEIPISINEPKLWWSRGLGDPHLYTFLAEVLQGERAVAESTVKTGLRSIRLVREKDAAGASFYFELNGVAVFAKGANHIPNDSFITEITRERYRHEIVSAAESNMNMLRVWGGGIYEQDDFYELCDEYGILVWQDFMFACSMYPGDEAFLNSVRHEAIDNVKRLRNHPSIALWCGNNEIDSAWAHYVENGGWGWKKEFTVEQRESIWADYEAIFHDLLPEVVEAYAPGVDYWPSSPLVSLSGDEKQHAHPSTAEGDIHYWGVWHNVEPFENYNVHVGRFMSEYGFQSFPEYKSVRTYAEEEDLALESEVMLAHQKNGAGNRLIKQYMDMYMHESKDFPSFLYMSQVLQAEAMKTAIEAHRRRKPFCMGTLYWQMNDCWPVASWAGMDYLGRWKALQYYAKRSFSDVLVSVDGTKEDTTDIYVISDQLEPVKGQLQVRLIGFDGTVYRAEEHEVTVASNSGQQVLSLSQAEWLEGHDAATTLLRLDLKQNGAADIVQEHYFAPSKDIALQPVQIKVTEVTENDGKYLQLESDVLAKQVWISSEAEGVFSDNFFDLIPGIPVKVQFTSREGLQSADAVSNTGLIQVRSMADFIKL